In a genomic window of Candidatus Thiothrix sulfatifontis:
- the mtnA gene encoding S-methyl-5-thioribose-1-phosphate isomerase, with product MLKIIMSQHDSIRAVEWKDNHLVLLDQRKLPHNEQFVQLYSAEDTADAIRNMVVRGAPAIGIAAAYAAAMAARKCYKQYPQDWRNRLSAEIDLLKNSRPTAVNLMWALTRMCDLADTVDGDPEEPLLALAQQIHQDDIDANYRMGELGSALIQPSHGVLTHCNTGSLATGGYGTALGVIRSAYSSGKIEHVYADETRPWWQGSRLTAWELIKDKIPAHLLCDGAAAHLMKLGKVSWVIVGSDRIAANGDVANKIGTYSLAVNARYHGVKFMVVAPTSTIDLATLSGNDIPIEERSQDEVLNVNNQRIAAQHMQAWNPAFDVTPAALVDALVTEKGVILNPDAAKIAVLMAS from the coding sequence ATGCTGAAAATCATCATGAGTCAACACGATTCGATCCGTGCTGTAGAATGGAAAGACAATCATCTGGTGCTGCTTGATCAGCGCAAATTGCCGCATAACGAGCAGTTCGTGCAGTTATACAGCGCGGAAGACACCGCCGACGCTATTCGCAATATGGTGGTACGTGGTGCGCCTGCGATTGGCATTGCCGCTGCCTACGCAGCAGCCATGGCAGCCAGAAAATGTTACAAACAGTACCCGCAAGACTGGCGCAATCGCCTGAGTGCCGAAATTGACCTGCTGAAAAATTCCCGCCCAACCGCTGTGAATCTCATGTGGGCATTAACGCGCATGTGCGATTTGGCCGATACCGTGGATGGCGACCCGGAAGAGCCACTGTTAGCACTGGCGCAGCAGATTCACCAAGATGATATTGATGCCAATTACCGCATGGGTGAACTGGGTAGCGCTTTGATTCAACCGTCGCACGGGGTGTTAACCCATTGCAATACCGGGTCACTGGCGACTGGCGGCTACGGTACCGCGCTAGGCGTGATTCGCAGTGCTTACAGCAGCGGTAAAATTGAACACGTTTACGCCGATGAAACCCGTCCTTGGTGGCAAGGCTCACGCCTGACCGCATGGGAATTGATCAAAGATAAAATCCCTGCACATCTGTTGTGTGACGGTGCAGCGGCGCACTTAATGAAACTGGGCAAAGTCTCGTGGGTCATCGTCGGTTCTGACCGGATTGCCGCGAATGGTGATGTCGCCAACAAAATCGGCACTTACAGTCTCGCGGTGAATGCGCGTTATCACGGGGTGAAATTCATGGTGGTTGCGCCAACCAGCACGATTGACCTAGCGACTTTGAGTGGTAATGACATTCCCATCGAAGAACGTTCCCAAGATGAAGTGCTAAACGTGAACAACCAGCGCATTGCTGCACAGCATATGCAGGCATGGAATCCAGCGTTTGATGTAACCCCCGCCGCCTTAGTCGATGCGCTAGTCACCGAAAAAGGCGTGATTTTGAATCCCGATGCGGCAAAAATTGCTGTGCTAATGGCTTCCTAA
- a CDS encoding TRZ/ATZ family hydrolase: protein MEIDLLITPEWIITVNSDNQVLRHHTIVVNNNRIVGIMPTSDAEKQYIPRQTVALPQQAVLPGFVNAHTHVAMALLKGLADDLPLMDWLQHHIWPAEAQWADAEFVHDGSQLAIAEMLRSGTTCFNDMYFFPEATAQVVAASGIRACIGMIMIDFPTRWGSGAAEYIQKGLALHEQLQANPLLTTAFAPHAPYTVSDDPLQQVRHLAGEHALPIHMHVHETAFEVQQAIEQSGMRPLARLAQLGLLDQHFLAVHMTQLTDAEIALLAQTGTHVIHCPESNLKLASGFCPIAKLTAAGVNVALGTDGNASNNDLDMFGEMRTAALLAKAVAQDASVIPAAQVLRMATINGAQALGLDAEIGSLEVGKSADMIAVDLGTLEASPLYDPVSHLVYCTSREQVTHAWVAGKALLENRQLTTLDSSALIAKARHWQQKIS from the coding sequence ATCGAAATTGACTTACTCATTACACCCGAATGGATTATTACTGTCAATTCGGATAATCAGGTGCTGCGACACCACACTATAGTTGTGAATAATAACAGGATTGTGGGCATCATGCCCACTTCTGACGCAGAAAAACAGTATATACCCCGACAAACTGTAGCATTACCACAACAGGCTGTATTGCCAGGGTTTGTGAATGCGCATACTCACGTCGCAATGGCGCTGCTGAAAGGTTTGGCAGACGATTTACCCCTAATGGACTGGTTGCAACACCACATCTGGCCTGCGGAAGCGCAATGGGCGGATGCGGAATTCGTGCATGACGGCAGCCAGTTAGCCATTGCCGAAATGCTGCGTTCCGGCACAACGTGTTTTAATGACATGTATTTTTTCCCCGAAGCCACCGCGCAAGTGGTCGCGGCAAGCGGGATTCGGGCGTGCATTGGCATGATCATGATCGACTTCCCGACCCGTTGGGGCAGTGGTGCAGCAGAATACATTCAAAAAGGCTTGGCTTTGCATGAGCAATTGCAGGCAAATCCACTGCTTACCACGGCATTCGCCCCGCACGCGCCGTACACCGTGTCTGATGACCCTTTGCAACAAGTGCGGCATTTGGCGGGCGAACATGCGCTCCCCATCCACATGCATGTGCATGAAACCGCATTTGAAGTGCAGCAAGCCATCGAACAAAGCGGAATGCGCCCACTCGCCCGACTCGCGCAACTTGGCTTGCTCGACCAGCATTTTCTCGCCGTCCACATGACGCAATTGACCGATGCTGAGATTGCATTACTGGCGCAAACCGGCACACACGTTATCCATTGCCCCGAATCGAATTTGAAACTTGCCAGCGGTTTCTGCCCGATTGCTAAACTCACCGCTGCCGGGGTCAATGTCGCCCTCGGCACGGATGGCAATGCCAGCAATAACGATCTGGACATGTTCGGCGAAATGCGTACCGCTGCCCTGCTCGCCAAAGCCGTGGCGCAAGACGCCAGCGTGATTCCAGCGGCACAAGTGTTGCGCATGGCAACCATCAACGGCGCACAAGCGTTAGGGCTGGATGCTGAAATCGGTTCACTGGAAGTCGGCAAATCCGCTGACATGATTGCGGTTGATCTTGGTACACTGGAAGCCAGCCCCTTGTATGACCCCGTGTCACATTTGGTCTATTGCACCAGCCGTGAACAAGTCACCCATGCATGGGTAGCAGGCAAAGCCCTGTTGGAAAACCGCCAACTGACCACGCTAGACAGCAGCGCCCTCATCGCCAAAGCGCGGCACTGGCAACAAAAAATTAGCTAA
- a CDS encoding acyltransferase, with translation MWRRISLFTFYQATSNQQPATSNYEWLAFLGLVAILASVVIPNSTIGVSALIHQLVAVFGTVLLIHIHSFRQTFVSRILSWKLLVGIGLISYPLYLWRWPLFSLRSYWLSPDVIPWYEILFLLVLCFLLSYLTWRWVEKPARRLSIRPSKSLINWIIATQLVLLVVGVSLWISKGVVWRFSSETITYSDGAMDINPLRSCHGNPILHNAPLSVEKCTFGSSLSTHPEFIVWGSSHADAITPVFKELADKYALPGLQASLSGSPFLLDVSRGGSYLLRNKNWHEYNKNVLGLLEDLSIKNVFLVGRWTSYVYGSTTYEGYLPSNLKSNKTNDPRLAFEYGLEKAVAKLVAKNKRVWLVLPVPEMDRTVPRWLTFHNAGKTEVWMDNPYPERATSLRPFFERLSQQYGVHLLDPLPHLCRADGKCRIAHNGKSVYSDDDHLSASGSLLLADMLRPAFEIMKQDK, from the coding sequence GTGTGGCGTAGGATTAGCCTATTTACATTTTATCAAGCAACCAGCAACCAGCAACCAGCAACCAGCAATTATGAGTGGTTAGCTTTTTTAGGATTAGTGGCTATACTGGCAAGCGTAGTAATACCAAATAGTACAATAGGAGTGAGTGCACTTATTCATCAATTAGTAGCGGTGTTCGGTACGGTTTTATTGATCCATATCCATAGTTTTCGACAAACATTTGTATCGCGGATTCTGTCTTGGAAACTCCTTGTGGGTATTGGTTTGATTTCTTATCCTCTTTATTTGTGGCGTTGGCCTTTGTTTAGCTTGCGTTCTTACTGGCTGTCTCCCGATGTGATTCCTTGGTATGAAATACTTTTTTTATTGGTGTTGTGTTTTTTATTGAGTTACTTGACATGGCGTTGGGTTGAAAAACCAGCGCGTCGTTTATCTATTCGTCCGAGTAAATCGTTGATTAATTGGATAATTGCTACACAGTTAGTGTTGTTAGTAGTTGGTGTCAGTTTGTGGATAAGTAAGGGTGTTGTATGGCGTTTTAGCTCTGAAACTATTACTTATTCGGATGGTGCAATGGATATAAATCCTTTGAGGAGTTGTCATGGAAATCCTATTTTACATAATGCACCATTATCTGTAGAAAAGTGTACTTTTGGAAGTTCATTGTCAACACATCCAGAATTTATTGTTTGGGGATCTAGCCATGCCGATGCAATCACACCTGTTTTTAAAGAGTTGGCAGATAAATATGCCTTGCCAGGTTTGCAAGCAAGCTTGAGTGGTTCTCCTTTTTTACTAGATGTATCTCGCGGAGGATCCTATTTATTAAGAAATAAAAACTGGCATGAATATAACAAAAATGTTTTGGGGTTGCTTGAAGATTTATCTATTAAAAATGTTTTTTTAGTAGGGAGATGGACATCTTATGTGTATGGCAGTACAACATATGAGGGTTATCTGCCTTCTAATTTAAAATCAAATAAAACAAATGACCCACGATTGGCGTTTGAATACGGTTTGGAAAAAGCTGTTGCAAAATTAGTTGCAAAAAACAAGCGTGTTTGGTTGGTATTACCTGTACCGGAAATGGACAGAACAGTACCACGTTGGCTAACGTTTCATAATGCTGGTAAGACTGAAGTGTGGATGGATAATCCCTATCCAGAACGAGCCACTTCACTGCGTCCTTTCTTTGAACGGTTGAGTCAACAATATGGTGTTCATTTACTTGACCCGCTGCCACATCTTTGTAGAGCAGACGGTAAGTGCCGTATCGCTCATAACGGCAAATCAGTGTATTCCGATGATGATCACCTTTCCGCCAGCGGGTCTTTACTGCTGGCGGATATGTTGCGCCCTGCTTTTGAAATCATGAAGCAGGATAAGTGA
- a CDS encoding 2OG-Fe dioxygenase family protein, which produces MSQVDTLLHKPGFMFAMGDTNRLQQRLARRMGQAYKRFRDSWGGLLLDPYLRDGGNYRYRRYSVFHWQHNALTVLPHEPHYQSSHYNRVHGGFNRHFRGWLPTTLANPVLKEVIGWATQQFSRSPAELWRIQAHQFRIIARPNQQGKPTPEGIHKDGAEYILIMMMDRHNVDGGESRIYDNTMRPLAEGTLAQAGDLVLVNDHAVYHGVTAISPADPTQPAWRDVLVLTFHKALA; this is translated from the coding sequence GTGAGCCAAGTGGATACGTTATTGCACAAACCAGGGTTTATGTTCGCGATGGGTGATACCAATCGCTTGCAGCAACGCCTTGCCCGGCGAATGGGGCAGGCATACAAGCGCTTCCGCGACAGTTGGGGCGGCTTATTGCTCGACCCGTATTTGCGCGATGGCGGGAATTATCGCTATCGGCGTTATTCGGTGTTTCATTGGCAACATAATGCCTTAACCGTATTGCCGCACGAGCCGCATTATCAAAGCAGCCATTACAACCGGGTACACGGTGGTTTTAACCGCCATTTTCGTGGCTGGCTGCCCACGACGCTCGCGAATCCGGTGTTGAAGGAAGTGATCGGCTGGGCAACGCAACAATTTTCGCGTAGCCCTGCCGAATTGTGGCGCATTCAAGCCCACCAGTTCCGCATTATTGCCCGCCCTAATCAACAGGGAAAACCGACCCCCGAAGGCATTCATAAGGATGGCGCGGAATATATCTTAATCATGATGATGGATCGCCACAATGTTGACGGCGGCGAGAGCCGCATTTACGACAACACCATGCGCCCCTTAGCGGAAGGCACGTTGGCGCAAGCGGGGGATTTGGTGTTGGTGAATGATCACGCGGTTTATCACGGCGTGACCGCGATTAGCCCCGCTGACCCAACCCAACCCGCTTGGCGGGATGTGTTGGTGCTGACCTTCCACAAAGCGCTGGCTTAG
- the ubiG gene encoding bifunctional 2-polyprenyl-6-hydroxyphenol methylase/3-demethylubiquinol 3-O-methyltransferase UbiG, with amino-acid sequence MMKTTPNVDPNEIRKFEDLAWRWWDRDSEFKPLHDINPLRLNYIDDHARLQGKNVIDIGCGGGILAESMARRGATVTGIDMGATPLEVAELHALESQVEMTYRQISAEAIATEAPEQFDVVTCMEMLEHVPDPASVIAACAALVKPGGDVFFSTLNRNPKAFALAIVGAEYVMNMLPKGTHEYAKFIKPSELERWARSVGLELRNIAGMTYNPLFQSYRLGKDVDVNYLMYFKKEM; translated from the coding sequence ATGATGAAAACAACACCGAACGTTGACCCCAACGAAATCCGCAAGTTTGAAGACCTCGCCTGGCGCTGGTGGGATCGTGACAGCGAATTCAAACCGCTGCACGACATTAACCCGCTGCGCCTCAATTACATTGACGACCACGCCCGTTTGCAAGGCAAAAACGTCATCGACATTGGCTGTGGCGGCGGTATTCTTGCCGAAAGCATGGCACGCCGTGGCGCTACCGTTACCGGCATCGACATGGGCGCAACCCCGCTGGAAGTCGCCGAATTGCACGCGCTGGAATCCCAAGTCGAAATGACTTACCGCCAAATCAGCGCCGAAGCCATCGCGACTGAAGCCCCTGAGCAATTCGATGTCGTGACCTGCATGGAAATGCTGGAACACGTCCCCGACCCCGCATCGGTGATTGCCGCCTGTGCCGCACTGGTGAAACCCGGTGGCGACGTATTCTTTTCCACCCTCAACCGCAACCCCAAAGCGTTTGCGTTAGCGATTGTCGGCGCGGAATACGTGATGAATATGCTCCCCAAAGGCACGCACGAATACGCCAAATTCATCAAGCCCTCCGAACTCGAACGCTGGGCGCGTTCTGTCGGCTTGGAGCTGCGGAATATCGCGGGCATGACATACAATCCATTATTCCAGAGTTATCGTCTGGGCAAGGATGTGGATGTCAATTACCTGATGTATTTTAAGAAGGAAATGTGA
- the cmoB gene encoding tRNA 5-methoxyuridine(34)/uridine 5-oxyacetic acid(34) synthase CmoB — protein sequence MQSLYRFLQDSRLAPWLDSLPAQLETALQGSHGKWEEWQAALAAAPDLHPQQLDFTSSAVTLGTAADVDADSRAQLLACLQALIPWRKGPYHLFGIEVDTEWRSDWKWERVLPHLSPLSGRLVLDVGCGSGYHLWRMRGAGAEAVIGIDPTLLFLTQFQLIKRYAGEQPVWMLPLKSEDLPDLRQKGFDTVFSMGVLYHRRDPLGHLQELRRALRAGGELVLETLVVAGDEHTVLMPHDRYAKMRNVWFIPSVALLELWLKRLGFTHIRVVDVTTTSTQEQRCTAWSKGESLVDFLDSQDISRTIEGYPAPVRATLIANTPA from the coding sequence ATGCAGTCACTGTACCGTTTTTTGCAAGATTCGCGTCTCGCACCTTGGTTGGATAGCTTGCCCGCGCAACTTGAAACCGCGTTGCAAGGTTCGCACGGCAAGTGGGAAGAATGGCAAGCTGCTTTGGCTGCTGCACCCGATTTGCACCCGCAACAGCTTGATTTTACTAGCAGTGCGGTAACGCTTGGCACGGCTGCTGACGTTGACGCAGATTCCCGTGCGCAATTACTGGCGTGTTTGCAAGCCCTGATTCCCTGGCGCAAAGGCCCCTATCACTTGTTTGGAATTGAGGTCGATACCGAATGGCGTTCCGATTGGAAGTGGGAGCGGGTGTTGCCGCATCTGAGTCCGTTGAGCGGGCGCTTGGTGTTGGATGTGGGTTGCGGGAGTGGCTATCACCTGTGGCGGATGCGCGGGGCGGGAGCGGAGGCGGTGATTGGGATTGACCCGACGTTGCTGTTTTTGACGCAGTTTCAATTGATTAAGCGTTATGCAGGGGAACAGCCGGTCTGGATGTTGCCGCTGAAAAGCGAAGATTTGCCTGATTTGCGTCAAAAAGGCTTTGATACGGTATTTTCGATGGGCGTGTTGTATCACCGCCGCGATCCGCTGGGGCATTTGCAGGAATTGCGCCGTGCCTTGCGAGCCGGTGGCGAGTTGGTGCTGGAAACCTTGGTGGTGGCAGGTGATGAACATACGGTGCTAATGCCGCACGACCGTTACGCCAAAATGCGCAATGTGTGGTTCATTCCCTCGGTGGCATTATTAGAATTGTGGTTGAAACGGCTGGGATTCACTCATATTCGTGTGGTAGATGTGACAACAACCAGCACTCAAGAACAACGTTGCACGGCGTGGAGTAAAGGCGAATCGTTGGTGGATTTCCTTGATTCGCAAGATATTAGCCGCACTATAGAAGGATACCCCGCGCCGGTAAGAGCGACGCTTATCGCTAATACCCCCGCGTGA
- a CDS encoding acyltransferase translates to MVAKTGLTYYRPDIDGLRAIAVLVGLLFQARVPGFASGFVSVDIFFVISGFLITGIILRQIQDGKFSFRTFYLRRFRRILPALAVMLIGTVALSWFVLLPEDFRLLGRHIVATVLMIPNISIWQASGNYFAPTVDANPLLDLWSLGVEEQFYLLTPLILFFLIRYVSPRWLVWVLLSALFGSFGLATYLTLHHPAAGFYLSPPRAWELLCGVGLAYLHFIKQPATSNQQPAIMSG, encoded by the coding sequence ATGGTAGCAAAGACTGGGCTTACGTACTATCGGCCTGATATTGATGGTTTGCGGGCAATCGCGGTCTTGGTAGGGTTGTTATTTCAGGCTCGTGTCCCCGGTTTTGCAAGTGGTTTTGTTAGTGTTGATATTTTTTTTGTTATTTCAGGCTTTCTAATTACAGGTATCATCTTGCGGCAGATTCAGGATGGCAAATTTTCTTTTCGCACCTTTTACCTGCGCCGATTTCGCCGTATTTTACCTGCCTTAGCTGTTATGTTGATAGGAACGGTGGCTTTGAGTTGGTTTGTATTACTTCCAGAAGATTTTAGACTTTTGGGAAGGCATATAGTGGCAACCGTTTTGATGATACCTAATATCAGCATTTGGCAGGCTTCAGGAAATTATTTTGCGCCAACAGTCGATGCTAATCCCCTATTAGACTTGTGGTCGCTTGGTGTTGAGGAGCAATTTTATTTATTAACACCTCTGATTTTATTTTTCTTAATTCGTTATGTGTCTCCACGTTGGCTCGTGTGGGTATTATTGAGTGCTCTCTTCGGTTCTTTTGGATTGGCAACTTATCTAACTTTGCATCATCCTGCTGCGGGGTTTTATTTATCTCCTCCGCGTGCGTGGGAATTATTGTGTGGCGTAGGATTAGCCTATTTACATTTTATCAAGCAACCAGCAACCAGCAACCAGCAACCAGCAATTATGAGTGGTTAG